GAGCAATATGGTCGACATATGTCGCTAGAGGAGATTCATGAGTTTTTGAAAGTGCCGGAATCAACTTATGCTGAGCTAGATGCTTGGTTTAATTCAAAAGGATTGCCGAGTTCAATGTGCAACAAAGAGTGGGATCACTACGATTGTAGGAGGGTTCCTGTGAAAGATGCAGAGCATTTGTTGCAAGTCCGAATTGGAGTTTATGATTACGACTCAGGTCAGAAGCAAGAATTGATGACTGAAGATGAACCAAAGACACTAGAGTGTATAAAATATGTGATTGGAATTGAGTTTCAAGGTCCAATATTTTATTCGACAGGCCTTAAGGTGAGGAGAATTGATGATTAACTCATGAGAAATCTGTTGATATTTTATTTTGTATTATTTTTCGGCACGGTTTCATGCTTTTTACTGTCTTCCGTAGCTGGCCTGATTCAAGGTTCAAGCTCGTTTTTGAGTTGATCATTGACCGCTTCGATCAGAAATCGTTTTCGAAGCATGATGTTATACCACAGAGGGTTATCCCCAAAAGAGTTAATACGAGCAAAGCCTTGGCATGAGATGGACGAAACGGGGATAAGAAATCAAGTTTGGAAATTCTGAACGCCGGTGTGTAAGAATTCGAGATGAATAAACAAGAGCGTGTCTTCAAAGTCACTCAATTCGAGTAGCCACTTTGTGGCATCGCCAGCGAGCAAATAGTGTCGTCTTGTATCGAGTTGCTAAGCCCCAATACTACTTGAATCGGTTAAGCAGCTTCATCTATTGTTGTCGTGGACAGTAATGTCTTATATAACGATGTCGGATGCCTAATTCCATCAACAATCTTTCAGAAGGATGGTGCTGCTGACTCGTCTTGGATGAGAGAACAATATTTCTGGATATAATTTTTGATAGTTTGATCGTTGGTTTTGATCCGCATGAAATATCTCCGGCGCATGGATGAGACCTTATGCTCATTTTCTTACGTGATGCAGTGCGCCGAGTCATTTTAAATCTTCGTTGGAATGCCATCGAATCAGAGGTCGAAGTCATAAAAAATCATATTAACGTCGAGAAAAAATTGTTGTCACAATGCAAAAGTAGGAGTAGAGATGGTGAAGTCGTTTTAAATTTTCGCAATGGAGATGGTGCTCATGATTTCTCTTAAACCAGCTTTTTTTGCTGCATTTTTGGTGTTGTTTATTCATTCTCTTCATGCTGAGCAGGAATCTCTTCTCGATTCAGATACAATAGAAGATCAATATGATTTTTATCGACCTTGGTCCTCTAAAGCCTATCAAGATGGTACGCATCAACGTCGTCGATACAAGATTCTTCAAGCTTTCAAATCTGAGATTATACTGGATTCTTTTACGGGCTTGTATTGGGAAAGGCAGGCATCGACAAGCGGAATGAGTTGGGACAAGTCTAAGGCATCTGGATCCGCTCAAAGCTATTGTGCATCACTCAAAAAAGGAGGTTTTCTGGATTGGCGAGTTCCAAGCCCTATGGAGCTCCAGTCTTTGGTTGATTACACGCTTGATTCCGCCCCGAGCATTAACCAGCAGGCTTTTCCCGAGGCTTTGCCTGATTTTTTCTGGACTTCGATGAGCTACATGGCTTCGCCTCAGTACGCTTGGGGTTTCTTTTTTCAGAATGCAGATCTGGGGATGGATTTATCAGAATCGGGCGCTGCATCTACGTCCAGTGTCCGTTGTGTTCGGGGTTCTAAAATACCTTTAAAAAATCGCTTTACTGATCAAGATGGAAAACCTATCCAACCTACGAGCACACGGGTCTTGGATAGGGCTACCGGATTTGTTTGGCAGCGCATCATTTCTCAGGAAAGTTTTGATCTGGAAGGTGCAATTTCATATTGTCGGCAATTTGGCTTAGAAGGAGCCAGTTGGCGCTTACCAAGCATCAAAGAGCTTTTAACCATAGTTGATTATTCGAGTTATAAGCCGAGTATTCATAGGATTGTTTTTCCAGAGACTCTCTCCAGCAAGTTTTGGTCGTCCACTCCCTTTGTTGGTCAATCTGGTACCATGTGGGGCTTGAATTTTGCTCATGGCAGAACGAGTATTCTGGGTTCCGCTCAGAAATTTATGTTGCGTTGCATCAGGGATTTGTAGTCATGAAACTTTCTAAATTAATCGTATTTTTCTTGCTTGTTTGTGCCTTGCCTGTGGATGCGCGTTGGAATTTCGCGGCGTATGATGATCAGGCCAACCAATCTTATCGTTACAGTCTTATAAATTCAGCGAGTGTTTTTTTTGATCTTTTTACTGGTTCGATGTTGTTGAATACTGAAAGGCCGGCTTCTTGGTCCCAGCAAGTGGGATTTTGCGAGAATTCTTTTGGAAATTTGACAAGTATGTCAGAGCTTCAGTCGATCCTGGACTACGTTGCGGAATCTCCTTGGCCGGCTTCTTGGTCCGTTTCTTCGAATTTATTGGGGGATTATTGGACCTCGGATAGCACGGAATGGACTGTTGGTTTCTTTGCGAACCGTTCTTTGAGGAAAACGCAAGCAATCGGGCAAGGTAGCTATTATGGGATTTGTAGAACCGCGGCAGCAAACCTGAAGATAAGCAAACTTCGTTATACAGATGAGTTTGAAAATCCAATTTCTAACGAGTCTCTGTATGTTTTAGATCGAAAAACTTCGCTGCTTTGGAGTCGAGAGGTTAATCCTTGTTTAGAGCAATCTTATGCAGATACCGCCTGCCGCTCTCTCGGGGATTCATGGCATTTGCCAACGGTTAAGGAGTTGATGACGCTGGTTGATTATGATCGTTCGAATCCTAGTTTGAATACTGCTGTTTTTTCGACTCCAAGTGCTTATTATACTCATTACTGGACATCGACAGGCCTTAGTAAAGATGGGGATAACTATGCTGTTGTCTCCTTTACGGATGGCTCAATTAATGACGTTTCAAGCAATTACAGCAGTTGTGTCGGGCCAGATTGTTGTATTTTTGCACGTTGTGTGAAGAGAGTTAATCGTTGGGAGAACGCGTCTTACGAGGATGCTACCAATCAAACGATGCGCTTTAATGTGTTCAATAGTTTTGGTTCTGCTGCTCCTAATCCTGTTCTTCCTTCTCTTATTGTGGATACTTCTAATTGGCTTTTCTGGCGGGGTCTTGCTCACTCAGCATTGTCACATCAGGATGCTGAGTCTGCTTGTAGGAATGCTACCTGGGGAGCTCATGTGGACTGGCGCTTGCCTACGGTATCGGAACTACTTTCGACCTTCGACTATACCTTGGGAAAGTTGGCATTTCCCTTTCCTTTTCTTTCAAATAGCTTGTTGGCCTCTGAAAGCCATTTGTCATCTCCGATTGGGTATTGGACAATGGATACTTCAGATGGCACAACTGGTTCCATTCTCAATACATCTTCCGCAGGGTTGCTGTGCGTAAGAGGAGAGAATCGAACCGTTGGCGAAAATAAATATACGAACGTCTATGGAGGTCCGATACTTTCCAATACAACGCGAGTTCGAGATTCTAAGACAGGATTTATTTGGGCTCGAGGGGTGTTGTTGAATGAGCCATGTTCTGCGGATACAACAGCTTCCCTGGCTTGTCGGCAGACATATGGCCAGGGTTGGAGATCTCCAACGATTAAGGAACTCGCTACTTTAATCGATTACACCAGCGAAATAGGAATCAATGAGACATTGTTTCCTGGAGCAGACTATTTTTCGAACTGGTGCTCTTCAAGTATCGATTCTGCTGGGAATTCTCTGGTTGTAGCCTTTGGTTCTCAAGGAGGTGGAGGAGAAATCAAGATCGTTTCTGCGCAATCTCCCGTTCCAGGAGTCAGGACCTGTGTGCGTTTTGAGACAGAATGTACTCAAGATCTCGACTGTCAAAATACTACTAATCACTACTGTGTTGAAGGATTATGTTCTGGCTGTAGAACCAATGGAGATTGCGATGATGGTCTCGAATGCCGTGATAATAACCAATGTTGTGGTACCTGCGACGAGATTACCCCGTATTGCTATCAAAGAAATTGTTTAGAGTGTCTGGTAGATGCGGACTGTGAGAGCGGGTTTTGTTCAGAAGGAATGTGTAAAATATGTCATCTCAGTTCACAGTGCCCAGATGATAAACCGCATTGTAATCGGCTTGGAGAATGTCAGCAGTGTCCAGTGACTGTTCCTTGTGTGACAGGTCAGATTTGCGGCCCGAGAGGTACCCGTCCATGTGCTGAATGTTTAAGTGATGCGGATTGTCGAGGATTTTGTGGAAAGTCTTTGGCCTATTGTAATAACTATCAATGTGCTGCAACTTGCGAACATTCCTCACAGTGTTACGATGTTTGTGGTGTCAATGCTCCTCTGTGCGCTTATTCTTCTTGCCTTGCAGGAACACCACTTTAAGGAGATTTATGAGAAAATATGGCTTTTTTGTTTTTTTATTGTCTTTTTTGAGCCCTCTGCTTGCTATCGCTCGTTCAGGGACTGTACAGTGGCAACATACGTTTTCTGATCCTGCAGAGTTGGGATGGGCCGTTGCCGTGAGCGACCAAGTGTATGTGGGTTCGCTTTCGGGTGCTTTGTATGCGATTCAAGCGCAGAGCGGATTACCGGCTTGGGGATTTAATGCAACTGATTCATTGATATTCCCAGCCACTATTAGCGAGGGAAGTATTTATTTTACTTCGAGAGATGGTCATTTGTATGCCTTAGATAGTTCGACAGGGAATAAATTATGGTCTTTTGAGGTTGAGGCTTGGGCGTCAAGTCCGGTTGTTAATGGAAGCGTGGTTTATGTGGGTTCTCTCGATTTTTCTTTATACGCTGTCAATGCGAGTACAGGTCTGAAATTATGGTCATTTCCAACTCAAAGAGCATTGTTTTCTTCTCCTGCCATTTATAAAAATATTGTTTATATAACTTCGATGGATCAAACATTATACGCGATTGATGCCGGATCGCATGAAAGCTTATGGTCTGTAAATTTAGAAGGATTTGGATCTTCTCCAGTCGTTGCTCGAGATAGTGTTTATGTTGGTTTACAAGAGGGTGAGGTGTTCGCATTTAATGCAACAAATGGGAAATTACTCTGGGAATTTAGCGCGGATGTTTCGTTTCAGATACCGGTCTTGGAAAAGGACCGTGTGTTGGTTTTTGGCAGCAATGACACATTGTTTGCTCTTGATGATCTGTCAGGAGAGGAGAAGTGGCAATTGAATACCAGTAGTTATTTTTTGCTAGCTCCAAGCGTGTTTAATTCGACTCTGTATTTGCCTGTTCCAAGTGCGTTGGTTGCCTTCGATCTAGAAACAAAAGAAGAGCTTTGGACTTGTCGGCTTCAAGGCACGGTTTCCACTGCACCAGTCATTAGAGACGGTCTAATCTATGTGGTTTACGACTTTACATTGTACGCAATTAAATCGGATAGTTTATGAGCACTTTAACTATGAAAATATCTTTTTTTATTTTTATCTTTCAGACATCTTTTTTCTTGTCGGGCTATGCTTTCGATGACTCAACAAATCAGCCTCAACGATATCTGGCTGACAAGGACGATGCGGTTCGAGATTTGTTCACGGGTCTCATCTGGGAAAAAACCATCTCATCCGATGAGTTAGTTTGGAGCCGCGATGCTGAGATGGGTTCAGCACAGGCTTATTGTGTAGGTTTGAGCAAAGGTGGTTACTTGGATTGGCGTGTCCCAACTGTTGTAGAGCTTCAATCTCTGGTTGATTATCTTGGAACAGACCCTCTAAAGTTTGACCACCCTAGATTGTGGACTTCTGAAAGTCATTTCTGGAAAAGAAAATCCGGATTGGCTTTAGATCTGAAGAATGGCTTTTTAAAATCCTATGCAGCTGGTTCAAGCATGCCTGTTCGTTGTGTCAGAGGAGATTTTTTATCAGCACCTGATGGCGATCGTTTTGTCAATGACAAAGGTGCTTCCTTGGTGATGATCAGTGACCTTGCTGAGCGCAATGGATTGGAACAAGAGAGCGTTTACGCTCGAGATCGTTGGACAGGTCTTGCATGGACTCGGGGCAGCAATCCCGGCATGAGTCAAGCGAATGC
This window of the Myxococcaceae bacterium genome carries:
- a CDS encoding DUF1566 domain-containing protein, with the protein product MISLKPAFFAAFLVLFIHSLHAEQESLLDSDTIEDQYDFYRPWSSKAYQDGTHQRRRYKILQAFKSEIILDSFTGLYWERQASTSGMSWDKSKASGSAQSYCASLKKGGFLDWRVPSPMELQSLVDYTLDSAPSINQQAFPEALPDFFWTSMSYMASPQYAWGFFFQNADLGMDLSESGAASTSSVRCVRGSKIPLKNRFTDQDGKPIQPTSTRVLDRATGFVWQRIISQESFDLEGAISYCRQFGLEGASWRLPSIKELLTIVDYSSYKPSIHRIVFPETLSSKFWSSTPFVGQSGTMWGLNFAHGRTSILGSAQKFMLRCIRDL
- a CDS encoding DUF1566 domain-containing protein encodes the protein MKLSKLIVFFLLVCALPVDARWNFAAYDDQANQSYRYSLINSASVFFDLFTGSMLLNTERPASWSQQVGFCENSFGNLTSMSELQSILDYVAESPWPASWSVSSNLLGDYWTSDSTEWTVGFFANRSLRKTQAIGQGSYYGICRTAAANLKISKLRYTDEFENPISNESLYVLDRKTSLLWSREVNPCLEQSYADTACRSLGDSWHLPTVKELMTLVDYDRSNPSLNTAVFSTPSAYYTHYWTSTGLSKDGDNYAVVSFTDGSINDVSSNYSSCVGPDCCIFARCVKRVNRWENASYEDATNQTMRFNVFNSFGSAAPNPVLPSLIVDTSNWLFWRGLAHSALSHQDAESACRNATWGAHVDWRLPTVSELLSTFDYTLGKLAFPFPFLSNSLLASESHLSSPIGYWTMDTSDGTTGSILNTSSAGLLCVRGENRTVGENKYTNVYGGPILSNTTRVRDSKTGFIWARGVLLNEPCSADTTASLACRQTYGQGWRSPTIKELATLIDYTSEIGINETLFPGADYFSNWCSSSIDSAGNSLVVAFGSQGGGGEIKIVSAQSPVPGVRTCVRFETECTQDLDCQNTTNHYCVEGLCSGCRTNGDCDDGLECRDNNQCCGTCDEITPYCYQRNCLECLVDADCESGFCSEGMCKICHLSSQCPDDKPHCNRLGECQQCPVTVPCVTGQICGPRGTRPCAECLSDADCRGFCGKSLAYCNNYQCAATCEHSSQCYDVCGVNAPLCAYSSCLAGTPL
- a CDS encoding PQQ-like beta-propeller repeat protein; this encodes MRKYGFFVFLLSFLSPLLAIARSGTVQWQHTFSDPAELGWAVAVSDQVYVGSLSGALYAIQAQSGLPAWGFNATDSLIFPATISEGSIYFTSRDGHLYALDSSTGNKLWSFEVEAWASSPVVNGSVVYVGSLDFSLYAVNASTGLKLWSFPTQRALFSSPAIYKNIVYITSMDQTLYAIDAGSHESLWSVNLEGFGSSPVVARDSVYVGLQEGEVFAFNATNGKLLWEFSADVSFQIPVLEKDRVLVFGSNDTLFALDDLSGEEKWQLNTSSYFLLAPSVFNSTLYLPVPSALVAFDLETKEELWTCRLQGTVSTAPVIRDGLIYVVYDFTLYAIKSDSL
- a CDS encoding DUF1566 domain-containing protein, whose translation is MKISFFIFIFQTSFFLSGYAFDDSTNQPQRYLADKDDAVRDLFTGLIWEKTISSDELVWSRDAEMGSAQAYCVGLSKGGYLDWRVPTVVELQSLVDYLGTDPLKFDHPRLWTSESHFWKRKSGLALDLKNGFLKSYAAGSSMPVRCVRGDFLSAPDGDRFVNDKGASLVMISDLAERNGLEQESVYARDRWTGLAWTRGSNPGMSQANAEKACQMLGESWHLPTVKEMITLIDYKRASPASNGTVFPFTSPYHVYFWTATPAKQANQQGFLAVSFQDGMIEPIFESDSDACEKPKCFVFSRCVNRSK